One window of the Cryptomeria japonica chromosome 7, Sugi_1.0, whole genome shotgun sequence genome contains the following:
- the LOC131032605 gene encoding L-type lectin-domain containing receptor kinase SIT2: METLLYTKRKICTILISKSIWISTVTGLSVVLLLFLLPTSLDAQAHTNFIFNQFNVSTLELYGNATVQSKAISLNSRLQFGMGRAFYRHPVRMKDRGSMNSTFSFSTTFVFSIIPSSPSQPGFGLAFMMTPHKSLEGFFPSPYLGLIRNLSVMGQASNHLFAVEFDTLRNLEFHDINNNHVGVDLNDLWSANSTPAGYWINSSKFQELDLKSGQNIQAWIDYDNLHKELKVTIAEAGLDRPQKPLLYVKNMSLFNIVEEEMYVGFSAATASIYEENYILAWSFTKNGTALSLNTSNLPSFIHRKSKSSNSKLIAGISTACIVLIVLVVAASLVWLKRNQYTDLIEEWETEYWPHRFKYKDLHIATKGFREEWLLGSGGFGRVYRGVLPTNGLQVAVKCIHRQTDDGVKEFVAEISSLGRLQHRNLVQIRGFCRRENQLFIVYDYMPNGSLDKMLFGKPKKVLEWSHRYRVLRDVAAGLLYLHEELEQCIVHRDIKSSNVLLDSDLNGKLGDFGLARLYEHNKNSHTTRVVGTLGYIAPELVHTGKASPATDMFSFGIFMLEVACGRRPIDSSLQPAKTIMVEWVRELNCTDSLMDAADPNLGGQYVEAEMEKVLKLGLLCSNRQPEGRLGMRRVLQILEEEAPIPGFDAPYVLELSSPSSASKSVPDYSHSSDASISKSLDAR; this comes from the exons ATGGAAACTTTGCTATACACTAAAAGGAAAATCTGCACCATTTT GATATCGAAGTCGATCTGGATCTCGACAGTGACAGGCTTGAGCGTGGTTCTTCTACTTTTCCTCCTCCCCACCTCGCTTGATGCCCAAGCCCACACAAATTTTATCTTCAACCAATTCAATGTGTCGACCCTCGAATTGTATGGGAATGCTACAGTGCAGTCCAAGGCCATCTCCCTTAATAGTCGATTGCAATTCGGTATGGGCCGAGCTTTCTATAGACACCCTGTGCGTATGAAAGATCGCGGCTCAATGAATTCTACTTTCTCTTTCAGCACAACTTTTGTGTTTAGCATTATTCCTTCTTCGCCTTCACAACCTGGGTTTGGACTGGCGTTTATGATGACGCCCCACAAATCTCTTGAGGGATTTTTCCCAAGTCCGTACCTTGGCTTGATAAGAAATTTATCAGTTATGGGACAGGCCTCTAATCATCTGTTTGCGGTCGAGTTCGACACGTTAAGGAACTTGGAATTTCACGACATCAACAACAATCACGTTGGTGTTGATCTCAACGACCTTTGGTCTGCTAACTCTACGCCTGCAGGTTACTGGATAAACAGCAGCAAATTCCAGGAATTGGATCTCAAAAGCGGACAGAATATTCAAGCTTGGATTGATTATGATAATCTTCACAAGGAGCTCAAAGTCACCATTGCGGAGGCTGGTCTAGATCGCCCACAAAAACCACtcttatatgtgaaaaatatgtccCTATTCAACATTGTAGAAGAAGAAATGTACGTTGGTTTCTCAGCAGCTACGGCAAGCATTTATGAAGAGAATTACATCCTGGCCTGGAGCTTTACTAAAAACGGAACCGCTCTGTCCCTGAATACATCTAATCTTCCATCATTTATACACAGAAAATCCAAGAGCTCAAACTCCAAACTGATAGCTGGTATCAGTACAGCTTGCATCGTCCTCATCGTCCTGGTGGTCGCAGCATCACTTGTGTGGTTGAAAAGAAACCAGTACACAGATCTTATCGAAGAATGGGAGACAGAGTATTGGCCTCACAGGTTTAAGTACAAAGACCTACATATTGCAACCAAGGGCTTCCGAGAGGAATGGCTTTTGGGATCCGGAGGCTTCGGTCGGGTATACAGAGGAGTCCTTCCCACAAACGGACTCCAAGTAGCGGTGAAATGTATCCATAGACAAACCGATGATGGGGTGAAAGAATTCGTAGCGGAAATCTCTAGTCTTGGTCGCCTTCAACATCGAAATCTTGTGCAGATCAGAGGCTTCTGTAGGCGGGAAAACCAGTTATTCATAGTTTATGACTACATGCCGAATGGGAGCCTGGATAAGATGTTATTTGGAAAGCCAAAGAAGGTACTTGAATGGAGTCACAGGTACAGAGTCCTCAGAGATGTGGCTGCAGGTTTGTTGTATCTTCACGAAGAGTTGGAGCAATGCATAGTACACAGAGACATTAAGTCCAGCAATGTTTTGCTAGATTCGGATCTTAATGGGAAGTTAGGGGATTTTGGACTTGCCCGTCTGTACGAGCACAACAAAAACTCACACACTACTCGTGTGGTTGGAACGCTCGGGTACATCGCACCGGAGCTGGTACACACAGGAAAGGCCAGCCCCGCTACGGATATGTTCAGCTTTGGTATTTTTATGTTAGAAGTTGCTTGCGGAAGGAGACCTATCGATTCCTCTCTCCAACCTGCTAAGACGATCATGGTGGAGTGGGTGAGAGAGTTAAACTGCACAGACAGTCTGATGGATGCAGCAGACCCGAATCTTGGTGGGCAATATGTTGAAGCTGAGATGGAGAAAGTGCTCAAACTGGGACTGCTCTGTTCTAATCGTCAGCCAGAAGGTAGGCTTGGAATGAGACGAGTTCTgcaaatacttgaagaagaagctCCAATTCCAGGTTTTGATGCCCCTTATGTTTTGGAGTTGAGCTCACCGAGCAGTGCGTCGAAGTCTGTTCCGGATTACAGTCACAGCAGTGACGCTTCCATTTCCAAGTCTTTGGACGCACGATAG